From the Telopea speciosissima isolate NSW1024214 ecotype Mountain lineage chromosome 9, Tspe_v1, whole genome shotgun sequence genome, the window AAAATAAGCATCATCTCCTGAAAAGATGAAAATTGTCAGAGGTACAGCAGTCATTCTGCATGCCTTGTGTCTAGGGTCGGTGGGCGATGGGCGTTGCACGAGTGGgaggcgttctctttccctatttttaatttatggagAAAAATTCTTTATGAGGGTGTATCGTCCATGCCAGGCATAGAGTAGGGTGAAAAAAACTGGCCCACCCCATGATCCCAATGCACATATTCTCATTGATCCCCACACGTGTGCAAAGGCCACACTCTCCCACAAAGAATGCCAACCTTTTATTCATTGATTCTAGATAGCACACTACTGGCCAGAAGATTGGATTGGGTGTCCAAGGAGGGCCCCCCTAGGGCATGGGGGTGGTGCAATGGATCAGCTCTCCGTTTTGTTCTAGATTTGCACAGGGGGGCATATGGCATTGTGAACTTGGCTTGGGGAATTGGTATAGAATCGGACTATTCGTATTGGTATCGGCAGGGGCTGATACTAATTCATGGCCGATCCAATATTGGTGGATTGATACTGGCcaagaataaaatgaaattttcttttaatgaacATAGGGGCAAACCAATCTGATACGGGCTGATCCAGATTGATACTgtatccgataccgattcctaaatcCCTGATTGTGAATGATCCGTCCGGTTATCTCGACCCAAGTTGAATTTGGACCCGCCAGTTCTAATCCAAAAGAAAACCAACAACTCTGAAGCAAAAGAGTCATAGTTTACAATTCTTAGGAACAGAGAATAATCTCTATGTCTCATTGTTTGCACCATACTGATCTAATGGCCCTAtaggattttggattttggattttgcATTCATGGAGCCTAGATTAATCTTTTTCATAATATCAAAACTAAACGCCAAAATAATGTATCAACCTAGATTTGCATTTCCAAGTAATCACAaacttttacaaaaaaaaaaaaagggtaatcaCAAACATAACCTTGGCATTAGCAACCCTAGAGCCTAGATTAATCTTTTATGAAAACTATGATATTGAAGCTTAAATAGTTAAAGAAATAAAGTTCTATATGAGGGAGTGTACTATCCAAGTCGAGAGATAGGAGGTGAAATGGCCGCCCTGAcctatgaaaggtggaaatcccatcCTATGATGGCAATgtgtgcgctctcattggcccccacctGTTCAAGGTCCACACTCCCTTACAAAGAACATCAACCCATAGTTAAATTCTTTATCAATTTTGACCAATTTCTCAATCACAAACATTATGATGGTCCATACTTATGTTAATATTACATATCAACCAAGAACAAGATTTTCATTATTATAATGAGCTATTGATTCATAGCTAATCTTACTGTTACCTACTCTTTTGGGAAGAAAAGATTAGAAGCCCAGACACACTTTTATATGACAGACTTATCTAACAATGAGTTAGTGACATTTAGGACCgtaaatggataatcaaaaatctaaattcgatctgcatccgtaTCCATATAGGGATATCTATATTCGTTTAGAGAGATCCAAAAAACAATTCGTTTAGAAAAAAAtgtgaatacttaataataaaaaattaagtaaataatgatcttgagggtttttgaagattcaaaaggttcaagaatatgaggaaaagagaatcatgatctaagagatatggattgagagtgaattgtatctgctagggggaggaaggtctgggttacacaaggcagaaatataaacggatggtcgaaaattcgaattcgatccgcatccaaatctgtttagaggtatctgtgttcggccagggaatatcttGATCCGATCAGATCTgatcgaatttttatcctctcttgttacaACACAGTGCTGTAACACATCGTGTGGCGGCTGCAGAGGCCacgtgcaccatgtggggcccgttatgccacatggcctctgcagcgccGCATGATGCGTTACAGCACTGTACTGtgacaggagaggataacgattccatTTGATCCATATCCGAGCCAAATTCGATCTGTTTACAGGCCTAACTGACATTAAGATCGAGCTGATTTCTGGTTTGGTTTTATTGAAAGTGGTTCATCCAAGCcatccgaaccaaaccgggatGAACTTCCATGTGAACGGAATATTCATACGGCACAGAATATTCGAATCAATAAGACTGACGCCGTCAATCCAATCTTACGCTTGTCTGGAGGCCGCTGAAACGCTTATTAGGGTTTCCTGAATGGGCCAGCTGGCACGGCACGATGCACATGGCCAGCTACTCCTGTCTGAGAGGATTGAGTCCAATTCCCCAAATACCCTCCATCACATAACCAAAATTTACGgtggtttttatttcatttactccTTTAAAATGGTAAATCTAAAGATGTCGACGGAaaggacagttttgtaaattaAATAATAGGGTTATTTATGACTTTTCATGGCTTCTGGCTTTATACTAAGAAAGAAAATTCTGGAAAGTATCGAATctaattgagagagagagagagagagaaagagagaaatgaataaaaaaaatcaattttattcGCGTGTAGCGTGAGGTGTGAACACACAACACTGTAATAATAGTTGCGTACTAACATCAGCCACTAGGTTAGGATGCTTATCGTACGCACTCTCTTTTCTATCGCTTAATaagaatgaaattaaaaataaaaatgaagtaAGTGAAAAAAACCTAAAGAGAAATACAGAAttacaatttaaaaataaaaaaaagaaaaacattttcATGAGATTAGacagaaaataataatgaaagaCAGAGGAAGAACAATAGTGGAGGAaagaggagggaggagagagtagagagagagacagagagagagaatagggaAGTGTCTCGTGAATCAGCAGGTGAGAGGAGGAAGagcagaaaataaaagaaaggaaaggctctctttctcttttcttctcctctcctcttctcttctctttctaagACTCACAGTCATTCCTTGCTTCTTCCTTTTGAATCACGAGATCCCcatctctttatttctttctttccctttctcttcttagcttttcttttcttttcttgcaatTTCTCTTCATTCATGTCTTCTTCAAAGCtactttggtttcattttcttctctgttgttggtggtggtctTGTAGTTTCAGCAACAGGCATTGTTGAAAGGGGAAGATTGAAGacgagaacaaaaaaaaaagcccagaaataaattttgaatctttGTGGTTATTCGGTGAGAAATGTCGCATTCAGGCAAATCCATACCCGAAATAGGGTTTGATTCACTTGCCGATCGGTTTAGCGGCGCTTTGAGTTGCGAAACCAACAAACCTGATTTTAAGGAACTCGATCTGGGTTCGCCGGTTTCGCCGTTGAGGATTCGTGGGTCAGGTGGCGGCGGCCCTGCTGCGAGTGGGGTGACCACTATGAGCAGCAGTTCTAGCTCGTCTGGTTCGGTTTCAGGGAAAACTGGGAACACCGCGGTCGTCAAAAGATCCGATGGTGGTGGGAATAACCACTCAGGTGAGCTCTCGGGATCGAGCGAAAGCAGCCCATCTGCGGCTGAGAGCACTCGATCCGCCGGTGGAACTCGTAATTACAAGCCTGGTCATGGAAGATCGAATTCCTGCGGTGCCCCATTAATCTACTCTGGCGGAAGCGTTATCAGTGGTGGCGGCAGTGGAGTTTCTGTCAATTCACCAAGTGTGAATGTGTTTCCCAGCGGAAACATTTGTCGATCGGGAAAGATTTTGAAGACAGGAATGGCGGCGACCAAGAGCGCTACAAGGAATGACGTTCTTGGCTCGGGCACCGTAAACTACGGGCATGGTAGTATAATGCGGGGCGGCGTTGGTGGCAAATTGGGCGGTGGCAGTAATGGAGGTGAAGCGAGTGCGGCCAATGTAACAGGTAATGTACAATTCGCAGGGGAATCAGTGACGGTGAAGAGGGCCATGGCGAGTTCGGATCCGGAGGAGTTGAAGAAGGCCGGTAATGAGCAGTACAAAGGGGGAAATTTTCTAGAAGCACTCTATCTATATGATCGAGCGATTGTGATTTCTCCAGACAATGCGGCATGTCGGAGTAACAGAGCAGCTGCATTGACGGGGCTTGGTAGGTTAGCTGAGGCTGTGAGGGAATGCGAGGAGGCTGTCAGACTGGATCCTACTTATGGCAGGGCGCATCAGCGTTTGGCGTCTCTGCATCTGCGGTGAGTTGGGAAATTGgaaactcaaaactcaaaatttcttttctattatCAAAGATaccttcttttttgttctttgcttATCGTTCTGCACTTGAATGAGTGGTCTGTGTTTAATTTTCCGGTAGATGAATTGAAGTGGTAGAATTTCTTGTTCCCTGAGGATGAACAATGCTTGGTGTTTTTATGATCTACATTTTTCCTATATTGTGTTTTTTGCTGGTTTTGGTGTAGATTAAGTGGTGTTTTGAATGGTTAAGATGACTAGATCTGGTCTCCATAGATGTTCTCTTGTTGCCTTCTGGCTTTGTCGTTTGTTACGGTCATGTTTGGGTTATGTCTTCATTGGTGGTGGTTGTTATTTGTTCTCTTTGGATTGATTGAAGCCTCCCCATTGAGATGTTTTATTGGTCGGTGGTGGGGCTAAGTCTCATGGGTTTCTGTCTTTGTATTCTTCCGTTTGCGCTGCACAATTAATTGAACTGGATTCTTGTTGCTTCATTGGTGGTTTGGTTTAGTAGTTTCTCTGTGAATCTTTTGGATTgttgggtgatttttttttgcacTGATCTTTGTTTCTGAATCCCGAGTACATGTTCATCTCTTGGTTCAGCTCAATGTTTTCTATTGGTTGAAGTCTTTAGTAATGAGGATTCCCCTAACTCCAACCTCTTTCTGAATTCTTGTGGCTGGTGGACTGATTTATAATCGTGGGAATGTTATTGGCACTTGGAATCACTTAAATATCATTGCATTTGAAGTACTTTTTCTTGCCtatctgattttggtttatTAGAGTCACTTGTTTTTCCTGCAATGTGAGTGAGGGTTGCAAAGGGAGGAATTTCTATTTGATTTATTAAAGTTTTACAGGTTAGGGCAAGTTGAAAATGCCCGGAAACACATGTGTTTTCCTGGGCAGCAGCCCGATCTCTCCGAGTTACAGAAGTTGCAGGCTGTGGAGAGGCATCTGAACAGATGTGCTGATGCCCGGAAAATTGGTGATTGGAGGAGTGCATTGAGGGAATGTGATGCTGCCATTGCAGCTGGTGCAGAGTCTTCTCCTCAGGTATGACCtcttgttcaggttcagttcaCACTGTTGATATTGACGGCATAGAGTAGAGAATTCATACAGCTTGAATTGGTTGGGATGGAATTTACAGCTATTTGCATGTAGAGTGGAAGCGCTCTTGAAGCTTCACCAGCTAGAGGATGCAGAATCTGGCCTTTCAAACATGCCCAAATACGAACCGGCTACCCCTTCATGTTCACAGGCCAAGTTCTTTGGATTGCTTTCTGAATCTTACCTCTACTTTGTCCGAGCTCAGGTTGACATGGCAGTGGGAAGGTGAGTTTAGTAATATAAAGTTCCTCTAGAAAAATAGGTAAGGAGGCTCTTGGGGTTAAATTAGAAAGGATAATCGATGTCTTGCAGGTTTGAGAATGCAGTTGCAGCAGCTGAGAAAGCTGGGGAGATTGATCCCCGAAGTGTTGAAATTGGAGTGATGCTGAACAATGTGAGGTTGGTGGCAAGAGCTCGTGCCCGCGGTAATGATCTCTTCAATGCTGGGAGGTTTTCTGAAGCCTGCTCAGCTTATGGGGAGGGCCTCAAGTTTGATCCTTCCAACTCTGTTCTCTATTGCAATAGAGCAGCATGTTGGTCTAAGCTTGGGCAGTGGGAGCGATCTGTTGAAGACTGTACCCATGCTCTCAGGATCCAACCCAATTACACAAAGGCTCTTCTTCGACGTGCTGCCTCAAATGGCAAGGTGAGTTTTCTATTTCAAGTCTAGTTTGTTCCCAAATATTATATTACCGACGTTGCATTGAATAATCCATTATGGTGTTTCTTGGTTGGCGGGGATTGTTAGCTAGAACGATGGGCTGAATCTGTAAGGGACTATGAAGTTTTGAGAAAGGAAATCCCAGGTGATAATGAGGTTGCCGAAGCTCTATTTCATGCCCAGGTTGCATTAAGGAAATCTCGAGGAGAGGAAGTGTATAATATGAAATTTGGTGGTGAGGTTGAGGAAGTATCAGGTCTTGATCAATTTAGAGCTGCAATATCTTCACCAGGTGATCCTTCGCCCTTTTATTTCTTATTCCTCTTTGCttgcttttctgtttcttctttttgtaaATTAACATGTAGAATTAAGTTTGAAATTGCAGGTGTTTCAGTAGTGCACTTCAAGGCTGCATCAAATAAGCAGTGTGAGCAGATATCTCCTTTTGTAGACACCCTATGTCTGAAGTATCCATCTGTGAATTTTGTCAAGGTAGTTAGTCCTGCTCTATGGACAACCCCCTGTGATGACCTGCTTTATATGTGAAAAAGAATTCTTTTAATATATTATCGATGTTTGGCTGAAGGTTGATGTTGAGGAGAGCCCAGTGGTTGCAAATGCAGAGCATGTGAGAATTGTTCCAACATTCAAGATTTACAAGAACAGTACCAGAGTTAAGGAGATGATCTGCCCTACCCATCAAGTTTTGGAATACTCAGTTAGGCATTATAGTCTTTAGTACAGGCATTTGTATCCCATTCCTGCTGTTTTTCTCCCAATTCCTTCCCTCTGTCCGTCCTTCCACCAATTCATATGAGAATTAGCACTTTACCTTTTGACTAAAATCAGCTATGTAGTAATTTCACAGAGCCAATGCCAGAAGAACCCAGAGAGATGACCTAGTTCCCAGTAGCAGTTTATTTATTCTTTCCATTTCTATTGTTCTCTCTGGTTTTATGTTCcacccttcttttatttttcaattccttccctcccccaccAAAACTCCTTAGGCCGGCCTTATTCTTGTATCCTAACCTTCCTCATGATGAGAAGAAAGCTGAGAATGCTTGTACACATAAATTGACTCTTTTCATTCAatttgagagagatagagggggTTGGCTGGTAGAAGATATTGTGTAAATGTATATATAAAATACATACTCCcccgccccaaaaaaaaaaggaagcaaatGAGAGATTGGAGATATGGTGGGTACCGGGTTAGTGAGTGAGAGGAGGATGACCAAGATGATGTTAGTTATTGTTGTTGCTTTGCACTACCATTCcttgaataagaaaaaaaaaaaactcattctttTTTGTGTACTTCTTTCAGTAACCCTTCGTTGTGTTGTCTTTttatctttggtttttttttttttgtttgttggtgGTGGAATTCAAATTTGTCACTTGGAACTATAAAATCTATCCCGGGCTGACAATGTTTAGCATTGATAATCAGTTTCTGTTCCAATATCTATTCTGCAAATTTGATCCACTCATGCTAAGTATCCATTTTATGCATATTTTGGGGGTATGATCTTGGTCATAGAGATAGAGAAAGGTACCTTAAATCATTTTAGAAAATGTTGAGCCATGTTAGATCTCTGACAGTTCATTTATTACCACATCTGTGTATGGTATCTTCCAGTTTCTTCTATATCCTATCCTTAATACACACACTCAGAGAGAGATTAAAAAACCCTTGTTTGGATTCAGAGAGCTAATATATGTGGTGGGGGTAGTTGAGGAATGTTACTGGTGTGTTGGGGGCGGGGAAGAGTGggtgttgtgtgtgtgtgggtggtGGAGTCTTCTTTGTATGGATGGCAAGCGTATTGAATCGACAATTCATGTCTGGAAAGCTTTTCATTAAGAATGAAGCAGATCGCTAAAGTAAATAGATAACCTTAGTCGAAAATTTCCTGAGCCAGAGACCTCTCTATAATCTTGTGGAGAATGCTTTATTGAAATAATGGAGAATTTCTGGTAATGTATGTAACTGTTAATCTGCTGGATAATTCTGTGTTTCTGCTTCAatttagaagaaaatagaattCATGTTCTTGAAAGTGGTCCATGGCATGTGTTTGGAAAGCCATTATTTTTAAAGCCATGGACCCCTAATGCCTGATTGAAGAAGATCAACCTGagtttgatttcagtttgatttCAGATTGCAAAAGGTGTTTGGGCATTTGATCTCATAGTGTCCTAAACCGAGTGAAGGTAAATTGAGGAACCAATGGAGGCCGAAGGGTGCTGGTGTTCAGAAGATAACTGAGAATGTTTTCGATCCACCATATAGGGTGGAGGATGGTGTAGCTCCGCCATGTAGGGTGGAGGGTGCTGAGTTGTTACTGCAGAATATGGGAGAGGATGATGGGGGATTTGTGAAAGAGACGGTTgagggagagatagagagagagtaATGTGGAGAATGTTGGACATGCTCTAACGATTTGGTTTTAAGTAGGGGACAGAAAAAACAGGGGAAAATCAGGAAGGGTGACAGTTATGCAACATAAGCTAGGGAACTGCTGAAGGTGAGTTAAAGGAGGATAAGATTTCTCAATTCACAGAGAATCTTACTACTGGGGTGGAGTTACTTCTGGTTGTGACAGAAAAAGAATGGGAAGTTCATTCTAATTTGTTGAATTCAAATTCTCCTATAATAATGGGAGTTGTTGATATGGATAAAGAGAGGAGCTCTGGGGTGACTAGAGATTGTGGCCTTGCTAGAACAATGGAATCTTCTTATGAAGAGGATTTGGTTGTGGCCTTCATATTTGAGGATCTTCAAGTTAATGTGAACCCTTTAAACAAACAATGCAGGTCCAAGAAGGGAGATTAGTACTGGTACTAATTTGGGCGTAAGACCTAAAAGAATGAAGACCAGATTTCAGGCCCACAGAGGTCCAATTACTACTGATGTGGGTGGCCCAAAAAAAGTTGGGTCTTCTACTACTAAATTTGGTTTTTGATAAATGCTTTATGTTGGAATACCTGGGTACTCATGGCCTAGAGAAGAAAAGGTCAATTCAAAGGCTGACTCAAGATCTTAAGGTTAAAATTTGCAACTAGTTAGAAACAAATGTGAAGGTGGATAATGTTCAGAGTATTTTTGGGTCAGTTAAATCTGGTTGGACTTATGTTCATAATGGTATGCTAGATAAGGTTACACGAATTTGGGTTGGATGAGATTCTTGTCTTTAAGGTAGAGGTGTTAGGTGGGTAACTCCTGACGCAGCAGAGGATTGGATCATTCTCCTCTTGCATGCGAAATTTATAGAACAAATTAATGGGGAAGAATGGGTTACCTTTGAACTGCAAGTGTAACTCCTCCACACGAGCTTAGCTCTTCCTCATTTGAGCAATCTAAGAAACACATTCACACAGTTCTTTGAGTGTGTCGAAAAAACTCAGATTGACACTcacttagggtttcaaaaagccCTAATATGAcattgagagagagaacgagataATTCGATGGAGGGGAGAGGGAATTGCCAAAA encodes:
- the LOC122640387 gene encoding TPR repeat-containing thioredoxin TTL1-like isoform X2; translation: MSHSGKSIPEIGFDSLADRFSGALSCETNKPDFKELDLGSPVSPLRIRGSGGGGPAASGVTTMSSSSSSSGSVSGKTGNTAVVKRSDGGGNNHSGELSGSSESSPSAAESTRSAGGTRNYKPGHGRSNSCGAPLIYSGGSVISGGGSGVSVNSPSVNVFPSGNICRSGKILKTGMAATKSATRNDVLGSGTVNYGHGSIMRGGVGGKLGGGSNGGEASAANVTGNVQFAGESVTVKRAMASSDPEELKKAGNEQYKGGNFLEALYLYDRAIVISPDNAACRSNRAAALTGLGRLAEAVRECEEAVRLDPTYGRAHQRLASLHLRLGQVENARKHMCFPGQQPDLSELQKLQAVERHLNRCADARKIGDWRSALRECDAAIAAGAESSPQLFACRVEALLKLHQLEDAESGLSNMPKYEPATPSCSQAKFFGLLSESYLYFVRAQVDMAVGRFENAVAAAEKAGEIDPRSVEIGVMLNNVRLVARARARGNDLFNAGRFSEACSAYGEGLKFDPSNSVLYCNRAACWSKLGQWERSVEDCTHALRIQPNYTKALLRRAASNGKLERWAESVRDYEVLRKEIPGDNEVAEALFHAQVALRKSRGEEVYNMKFGGEVEEVSGLDQFRAAISSPV
- the LOC122640387 gene encoding TPR repeat-containing thioredoxin TTL1-like isoform X1 — protein: MSHSGKSIPEIGFDSLADRFSGALSCETNKPDFKELDLGSPVSPLRIRGSGGGGPAASGVTTMSSSSSSSGSVSGKTGNTAVVKRSDGGGNNHSGELSGSSESSPSAAESTRSAGGTRNYKPGHGRSNSCGAPLIYSGGSVISGGGSGVSVNSPSVNVFPSGNICRSGKILKTGMAATKSATRNDVLGSGTVNYGHGSIMRGGVGGKLGGGSNGGEASAANVTGNVQFAGESVTVKRAMASSDPEELKKAGNEQYKGGNFLEALYLYDRAIVISPDNAACRSNRAAALTGLGRLAEAVRECEEAVRLDPTYGRAHQRLASLHLRLGQVENARKHMCFPGQQPDLSELQKLQAVERHLNRCADARKIGDWRSALRECDAAIAAGAESSPQLFACRVEALLKLHQLEDAESGLSNMPKYEPATPSCSQAKFFGLLSESYLYFVRAQVDMAVGRFENAVAAAEKAGEIDPRSVEIGVMLNNVRLVARARARGNDLFNAGRFSEACSAYGEGLKFDPSNSVLYCNRAACWSKLGQWERSVEDCTHALRIQPNYTKALLRRAASNGKLERWAESVRDYEVLRKEIPGDNEVAEALFHAQVALRKSRGEEVYNMKFGGEVEEVSGLDQFRAAISSPGVSVVHFKAASNKQCEQISPFVDTLCLKYPSVNFVKVDVEESPVVANAEHVRIVPTFKIYKNSTRVKEMICPTHQVLEYSVRHYSL